aataaaaaaaaagaatatgaataaattaataaagCTGTTATTCTTGGATCATACATCATCTTTACAGCTCTTTTTAAACGTAATTTTCCTTTACAAAGGACCTATATAAGAAGGCTAGGTCACTGACCACCATCTTCAGAggctgttgagagagagagacctccacACAGCTGAAGCGCAAGCCTTTTGTGGAGTGTTGCGAATAACCTGTGAACCAGTCCGTGAagctgctccccccccccccccaacccacacacaacacacacacacacacacacacaccacacacacacaccttcgcaGACCTGAGCACCAGTGAAGTAACTTAATTAATGACCGTCTGGATAATGTGATGCAACTGATGAGTAAAACCACACTGCCAGTGGGTGTCTGCAcgttcaatcaatcaatagtTTACaagatgatgggggggggggacgggggacagACAACCACCATCACGCCCTCCCCACAGCACAAGTGGACTGTTCAGGATTGAATTCACCCAATCCCAGAGCACcagacaggggtgtgtgtgtgtgtgtgtgtgtgtgtgtgtgtgtgtgtgtgtgtgtgtgtgtgtgtgtgtgtgtgtgtgtgtgtgtgtgtgtggtggttgtctTGGGGCAGGATCAGGGTGGGTGAGTGTCTGGAGCTCCTTACAGAACAGCCTGCACTGAGTACAGGGCAGCGGAGACAACCACAAGGGCAGACGCAGAACGTCTGGAACCCTCCTGGCAGTCATGTGTGAAGGCATTCTTGATGACCGCTGCAGAACCAGAACCGGCCACTAGAGGCTGAGGAAGACTCCTCCCAGAGCGGTCTTCAGAACCAGAACCGGCCACTAGAGGCTGAGGAAGACTCTTCCCAGAGCGGCCCTCAGAACGTTTCATCCAAATACAGGGGGGAGTGGTTCTGGCTTGGGTCCGTTTGGTACAAGACGCTGGccccacaaataaaaaaaaaacgtttctgATAAGTTCTGCACCATTTCAGGGGGAAAGAAATGTTAAGATGATCGACCCTGAGCAACCCAGGGCTAATATTTGAAGGGGCACAGTCTGAACGTCTGAAGTATTTTTGGCCCAGACATTTTCCATTTCTTATTCAAAAAGTTAAAGCAAAGATGTGTAGTGATTAGCAACAAGTGACAAGTCATCAAGCAACCACTGGAGAAGCGTGAGAGGCTCcgccttccttccttccttccttcctccttccttccttccttgaAGATACTCATTTCAGTCTGGTGATATGAGGTTGGGGTCATGTGACCTGGGGTCATGTGACCTGTAGTCATTCAGTGTCTGCTAGAGTCTCTCCCTTCTCCGCTCCGCTCGTGAGCCAGTCAGGGCATAATCTCTCACAGGCGTCTCACAGGCGTCTCACAGGCGTCTCACAGGCGTCTCACAGGCGTCTCACAGCTTCCTTAGCGTCTTCTTCTTGGGAGTCTCCTTCTGCGACGCGTCTCCCCTGTTTACCAGCCACCTGTTCAAGTCAATACACGAGTCAGCATGTACAGCGCAACATGTCGCCAGCAGCTACAATACCGgtcaacaggcacacacacacacacacacacgcgcgcacataaACACGcgaactggcacttcgactagtgcgtaaacttgcaattacagcagttacatttccgcacttctttttctttttttatttcattttgttatatatgtaaagtagtatttattgttacaccaggttctattgctcgtagcttgactattctctcccttgtacgtcgctttggacaaaagcgtctgctaaatgactaaatgtaaatgtaaacatgcacacacacaaacaaacacagacacaaaatagCTAGCAGTAGATACAATATTTCTCACAAACAGGTACAATATTTCTTGCAGTGTTTTTCCCAGGCAAACGCCCATTCAGACGACgtgctcgctcactcactcactcaccttccTCGTCCGAGTCGAAGCCGAAGAGCGTGGCACACTTCTTGAGGGCGaggtgctcctgcagctcctctgAGCTGGCCAGGGAGGCGAAGCACCGTGAGCAGCGCTGCCTCTGAGGGGGGCCACTGGGGGGCGCCACCTccgcctgtgcctgtgccaccgCCACCACGGGCCTGCTGCCACCCTTTTTGCGCTTGGGCATGCTGGTGTACTTCTCGTCCAGGTAGGCGCAGGGCAAGGGCCGGATGAAGGGCTTGGTGCCAACACTCCCGTACGGAGACAGCGGACCCTCTGCCTTCGGCGTGGCTGGACCGGTCGCCTTATTGCCGTGCCCGTTCACCAGAGCGGAGGACTCGCTCTGGCCGGCGCTGGAGGAGACGGGCCCCGGGCGACCCTCTACAGCCAAGCCTGCTCTTACGCTGGGGTCGGGAGCACCTGTCCTTGGGTCTGCTATTATGCTGGGAGGTCCCAGCGGGTCAGGGGCACCTGCCCTCGGGTCTGCTTTTACGGCAGGAAGTGTCAGATGGTCAGGGGCACCCGTCCTTGGGTCGGAGCCCAAAGCAGCGGGAGAGGGTATCTGATCCTGTGAGGGTGGCCCCGTGACAGCGAGGGCGGGCGTCCGCGGGGCTCGTACCTCCCCGTTGGGGGGCATCAGAGGGACGTGTCTGTACCTGGAGGGGCCGTAGTGCTTCCGCTCGTGCCTGTGCAGCTCGATGCTGGTCTGCGCGGTGTGCTGGCACCCCGAGAAGCAGCACAGCATGCGGAGCGTGGGGTGCTCCTTCATGTGCTCGCGCACGTCCGCCAGGCGCCGGAAGCCCTCGCTGCCGCAGCCCTGGTGGGGGCACCGGTGCTTCAGGCTGCCGCTGTGGCGGCCCGCGTGGGCGAAGAAGTGCTGAAAGCTGTGGAAGCGGCGGGTGCAGTACGTGCAGCGGCCCTCGGCCGACCGGTACACCGAGAGGAACGCGTCGCTGTCTGTGGGGTGGTGCTGCAGCAGGTGACCCAGAATAGCCCCGCCCCTCCCCTTCAGCATGTCCTGGCAAGACTGCGCCGGGCACGGAACCAGCTCGTTCGGGTTCGGCAGCCCACTCTTCAAGCCTGGCATCTGGCCTGGGCCATCACATGGCTTCACGGTCCCAAACACGGGCCCCGGCACAGAACCATCATCCCGGCCCGGAAGCACCTGTGCCTCGGCCTTCTTCAGAGCTTTCTGTGCTTTGCGTATTTTTTTTGGCTTGGCTGTAATGGCCTCTTGTGAGGCCGAATCCCCCTGGTCTGTGCTGTTACCCATGATGCTCTGGGAGGAGGCGTGGCCTCGGACCCGTTTCGCCTTCTTCCCCGGCGCCTCTCCACCTTCAGCGCTCACCTTCGTCTTCACCCGTGGACGTCTGTCCGTCTGAGCGCCTTCCCCCGCTGGTGGTCTCCCGCGCCGCTTCTTCCCTCCGACTTTCCCGTTGGGTCGCAGTGGATCATGCCCACCGTGTGTCTGCGAGGCAGCCGCGCCCTCCGTCACCCGCGCGTCTGCGGACTCCTCTGGCCCCGGGGCGAGTTTCCGATTCCACCAGCCCCGTTTCTTCTTCCTGACTCTGGGGGGCATGAGCGCCGTGTGCTTGCCGTGGCCGGTTCCGTTCTCCCgagccacctcctcccccagccCGGGAAGCTGCTCCAGCCGCAGCTGAGCCACGTGTTGGGAGAAGTGCTCGTAGGCCTCGGCCGGGCCCGCCGGAGGGTTCTCGCAGAACATGCACTTCCCTGGAGACAGCAGCTGGTTTCCACGGAAATGGGAGTTTGCGTGCCTCATGATGTTGCCGCCCTTGAACACTTTGTCACAGAGACGGCAACAATGGACGAGCGGGACAGGGGACTCCTGGGACGCGTGGAACACAGCAGACTCAGACGGCGGGGACTCCGACAGGTGATTCTTAGGTGGCATGACCTCGGACAGGGGAGCTGGAGAGAGTGTGGCTTCCGGTAGCGTAGTCTTAGACGGTGTCGCTTGTAGTAGTGTAGTCTTTGACGGTGTCGCTTGTAGTAGTGCAGTCTTAGATTGTGTTGTTTCCGGCAGGGGAGCTGGAGACAGACTGGGCTCAAATAGAGGAGTCTCTGGTGGTGTGACCTTGAGTTGGGGATTGTTCAATGGGAAAGCTCATTGGTTGTGACCTTTAGTTGGGGATTGTCCAATGGTGAAAGCTCATTGGGTGTGACCTTTAGTTGGGGATTGTCCAATGGTGAAAGCTCATTGGTTGTGACCTTTAGTTGGGGATTGTCCAATGGAGAAAGCTCATTGGATGAGGTTTCTGCTAGTGTGACCTGTGGCAGCAGAGACAGCAGTGCCTCAAAGGGTGAAGAGTCAAAGGGCGCCATCTTGGATGGCGGCACCTCAGACTGTCGAGTCTGAGAAGGTGGCAGAGTGGCAGAGGATACCAGCTCATGTGGCATTGTGTCCGAGTGCCACACCACAGACCTCACTGGGGTCCTCTGGGGCATCTCTGGTGGAGTCTGCGGTATCCCCTCTGCGGTCTGAGccacttcctgtctcctggcCTCCGCTTCCTCCGCAGCGGTCGCCTCGGCTGTGCCGAGTTCAGGCGTGGCCTCATCTGAAGAGGACACTGGAACTCTACGTCCAAACAACACACTGTCTTCAGGACTAACAGGCCCTGCTGGAGCCCTGATGAGACCACTACTATCCAGGTTGTTGTGGTCAAGCGAGATACTGTCATATTTGCCTGAGGTGAAACCATCTTCTGCAGTGATGCTTGGCTCAGTTGTCAGTCCGGTCTCTTCAGTAGAGGTTCTCTCGCTCAGCTGTTTAGCGCCATCTAGGGGTGTGGATGATGTATATGtggccacctccacctccaccatctcCACCACCTGAGGCTCTCCACACCGCTGCACTGCGCTGGCTGTTGTGGTCGACTCCTGAGGCGACTCCTGAGGCGCCCCTTGCTGCTCTGCCTTCCCAGAGGCCTCCGGCGGCTCGGCGTCTAGCTGGACGCCCTGCTCCTCGTGAGTCTTAGCGTAGCTGTGGAACTGCCTGATGTGGCCCAGCGGACTGTGACTCTGAAACAGCCCCTCAACGCCGCTCTCTGAGAACATCTGCAGAGCCCTGTGTGACCCGCCGTCCGCTGCTGCTGCAAGAGCAGGTGTGACAATAACGTTGTCACCTGCCCCGCCAGTGCAGCGGTCCGAGAGCGACGTGGGGACAGGTGATGACGGGGCTCGAGTCGTCCACGTGTCCATCAGCTCGTTGTCGGGCAGGGAGAGCTCCAGCGCTTCGCTCCACAGGTGGAGAACAGCGGCCGCTTGCCCGTCGCCCAACGCCTCGCCCGTCGCAGCGGAGCCGGTGGCCGGGTTCTGCAGTATGTCCGCGGGTTTCTTCACGGTCTTGT
Above is a window of Clupea harengus chromosome 21, Ch_v2.0.2, whole genome shotgun sequence DNA encoding:
- the znf654 gene encoding uncharacterized protein znf654 is translated as MAEEESEVELDRLKEELECLLAASARDEHGHISKSYCAKFCKLVEEHTGRWQVPLPQLQVLRWALCSFVRRTASFPADCEHVRYTLSSLALSVFELLLFFGKDEFPEDPLKGILDSFQECQACLVRHQNLYLLQVRQIIRDGGPWASAVLQGILREAPQPPDEVSRFLGSEACVFLELRVRYLLVCERVQEALALARACSQHPGAGRHLFFLQAHLTCLWKASMNDHLLTQMSVIDGMDAVEIICNCEEEVNDDLLLTLSRGFLSQQLRTGDMFNLWDLVFIWSKLQLRTSPSKEDFLQQCHQLILTAGNARAVFPFIKIILAEVGKCGLRFCVELCARALETDLQSDPVTKSLLYKTVAYLLPSDLEVCRVCALLVFFLERSVESYKTVSLLYMHPDQEYHVDASPIGNNVRFEVLQILKKGLCFDPEFWNLITLRSNCVSLLSSDCRSALTEIMAEEPWAAACCGREPCVCHLDPPASPPPQPTSEQRLLPVTMATAPGRHRALPCGLSVAKRRGRKPGVKMVETSSSSSSLRRSFRQLDMAQQNTARQLGTRQQRLLSRQGERHGWKRRGRKPRWLLEEEAAAQAENSAPGRGRRPGRKPGRKPQAPAPPGQMRTYERSPSERRNKTVKKPADILQNPATGSAATGEALGDGQAAAVLHLWSEALELSLPDNELMDTWTTRAPSSPVPTSLSDRCTGGAGDNVIVTPALAAAADGGSHRALQMFSESGVEGLFQSHSPLGHIRQFHSYAKTHEEQGVQLDAEPPEASGKAEQQGAPQESPQESTTTASAVQRCGEPQVVEMVEVEVATYTSSTPLDGAKQLSERTSTEETGLTTEPSITAEDGFTSGKYDSISLDHNNLDSSGLIRAPAGPVSPEDSVLFGRRVPVSSSDEATPELGTAEATAAEEAEARRQEVAQTAEGIPQTPPEMPQRTPVRSVVWHSDTMPHELVSSATLPPSQTRQSEVPPSKMAPFDSSPFEALLSLLPQVTLAETSSNELSPLDNPQLKVTTNELSPLDNPQLKVTPPETPLFEPSLSPAPLPETTQSKTALLQATPSKTTLLQATPSKTTLPEATLSPAPLSEVMPPKNHLSESPPSESAVFHASQESPVPLVHCCRLCDKVFKGGNIMRHANSHFRGNQLLSPGKCMFCENPPAGPAEAYEHFSQHVAQLRLEQLPGLGEEVARENGTGHGKHTALMPPRVRKKKRGWWNRKLAPGPEESADARVTEGAAASQTHGGHDPLRPNGKVGGKKRRGRPPAGEGAQTDRRPRVKTKVSAEGGEAPGKKAKRVRGHASSQSIMGNSTDQGDSASQEAITAKPKKIRKAQKALKKAEAQVLPGRDDGSVPGPVFGTVKPCDGPGQMPGLKSGLPNPNELVPCPAQSCQDMLKGRGGAILGHLLQHHPTDSDAFLSVYRSAEGRCTYCTRRFHSFQHFFAHAGRHSGSLKHRCPHQGCGSEGFRRLADVREHMKEHPTLRMLCCFSGCQHTAQTSIELHRHERKHYGPSRYRHVPLMPPNGEVRAPRTPALAVTGPPSQDQIPSPAALGSDPRTGAPDHLTLPAVKADPRAGAPDPLGPPSIIADPRTGAPDPSVRAGLAVEGRPGPVSSSAGQSESSALVNGHGNKATGPATPKAEGPLSPYGSVGTKPFIRPLPCAYLDEKYTSMPKRKKGGSRPVVAVAQAQAEVAPPSGPPQRQRCSRCFASLASSEELQEHLALKKCATLFGFDSDEEGGW